Proteins encoded by one window of Aphidius gifuensis isolate YNYX2018 linkage group LG2, ASM1490517v1, whole genome shotgun sequence:
- the LOC122848763 gene encoding histone acetyltransferase KAT2A, protein MSSEDINNRTAAIPTEEAGQSVSSSTSSSQNHGNIINNNVDVNSPRPQDQASRQNNLQRIQQRKQHVFNWPLCKKLLKLANYSACQIDDCKCNGWKNCQPPIKSPKNDLQQQPQTNFTDPCRSCTHTLENHISHLPKTIDEEINKLLGMVVDVDNIFMGMHREEDLDTKKVYYYLFKLLRKCILSMTKPLIEGPLGQPPFEKPSIAKAITNFVLYKFGHVSQREWQAMYDLAKMFLHCLNHWNFETPSARKKATDATTITAAAAIAAATAATTTTTTTPTTELTADETKKKKDEEIPATSIEEASIYKINYTRWLVFCHVPAFCDSLPHFDTTIVFGRTLLKAVFKSVCRQLMDKCHSERDRMSPDKRVLVLTHFPKFLSMLEFEIYSKTSPIWDIEFKQVPPSHLHVSSLDSTKNNPTTRKIGEFEKVTVTPNDKDTFTTINISPGVKKIGDKRGHGDVKNDSKRRKIEEAFEDLSEDTLVEIIATINDPNYMSGPDAVFLPNVPRDETAKLEESKKIIEFHVIGNSLTQPVSKQTMLWLIGLHNVFSHQLPRMPKEYISQLVFDPKHKTLALIKEGRPIGGICFRMFTTQGFTEIVFCAVTSQEQVKGYGTHLMNMLKDYHIKNNIIHFLTFADEFAIGYFKKQGFSKDIKLPRIMYQGYIKDYEGATLMHCELNSKIVYTEFTTVIRKQKEIVKKLIQQRQQEIQKIHPGLTCFKEGVRGIPVECIPGIRETGWKNYGQTRTRGVAKGTQGPEPVEACLDVTDSLYNALKNVLNSVRNHSTAWPFLKPVDKNDVPDYYDHIKYPMDLKTMTERLKNRYYVARRLFIADMTRIFTNCRLYNSPDTEYYRCANALEKYFQTRMKEIGLWDK, encoded by the exons atgtcatCAGAAGATATAAACAATAGAACAGCAGCAATTCCAACTGAGGAAGCTGGCCAATCAGTTAGTAGTagtacatcatcatcacaaaatcatggtaatattattaataacaatgttGATGTTAATTCACCAAGACCTCAAGATCAAGCAAGCCGCCAAAATAATCTTCAACGTATACAACAACGTAAACAACATGTATTTAATTGGCCATtatgcaaaaaattattaaaattagcaAATTATAGTGCATGTCAAATTGATGATTGTAAATGTAATGGTTGGAAAAATTGTCAACCACCAATTAAATCACCTAAAAATGatttacaacaacaaccacaaacaaattttactgatCCATGTCGTAGTTGTACACATACATTGGAAAATCATATAAGTCATTTACCTAAAAcaattgatgaagaaataaataaacttcttGGTAtggttgttgatgttgataatatatttatgggTATGCATAGAGAAGAAGATCTTGATactaaaaaagtatattattatttatttaaattattacgtaaatgtatattatcaaTGACAAAACCATTAATTGAAGGACCACTTGGTCAGCCACCATTTGAAAAACCAAGTATTGCTAAAGCAATTacaaattttgtattatataaatttggtCATGTATCACAACGTGAATGGCAAGCAATGTATGATTTAGCTAAAATGTTTCTTCATTGTTTAAATCATTGGAATTTTGAAACACCATCAGCAAGAAAAAAAGCAACAGatgcaacaacaataacagcTGCAGCAGCAAtagcagcagcaacagcagcaacaacaacaacaacaacaacaccaacaacagaATTAACAGCAGatgaaacaaagaaaaaaaaagatgaagaaatACCAGCAACATCAATTGAAGAAgcatcaatttataaaattaattatacaagaTGGCTTGTATTTTGTCATGTACCAGCATTTTGTGATTCATTACCACATTTTGATACGACAATTGTATTTGGAAGAACATTACTTAAAGCTGTATTTAAATCAGTATGTCGACAACTTATGGATAAATGTCACAGTGAAAGAGATAGAATGTCACCAGATAAAAGAGTACTTGTATTAACACATTTTCCAAA atttttatcaatgcttgaatttgaaatatattcaaaaacatCACCAATATGGGATATAGAATTTAAACAAGTACCACCATCACATTTACATGTATCATCACttgattcaacaaaaaataatccaacaacACGTAAAATTGGtgaatttgaaaaagtaaCAGTAACACCAAATGACAAAGATAcatttacaacaataaatataagtcctggtgttaaaaaaattggtgaTAAACGTGGACATGGTGATGTTAAAAATGATTCTAAACgtagaaaaattgaagaagCATTTGAAGATTTATCAGAAGATAcacttgttgaaataatagCAACAATAAATGATCCAAATTATATGTCTGGACCAGATGCTGTATTTTTACCAAATGTACCACGTGATGAAACAGCTAAACTAgaagaaagtaaaaaaataattgaatttcatGTTATTGGTAATAGTTTAACACAACCAGTATCAAAACAAACAATGTTATGGTTAATTGGTTTACATAATGTATTTAGTCATCAATTACCAAGAATgccaaaagaatatatatcaCAATTAGTATTTGATCCAAAACATAAAACATTGGCATTAATTAAAGAAGGTAGACCAATTGGTGGTATATGTTTTCGTATGTTTACAACTCAAGGTTTTAcggaaattgttttttgtgcTGTTACAAGCCAAGAACAAGTCAAAGGTTATGGTACACATTTAATGAATATGCTTAAAgattatcatattaaaaataatataatacattttttaacatttgctGATGAATTTGCTAttggttattttaaaaaacaaggtTTTAGTAAAGATATTAAATTACCAAGAATAATGTATCAAGGTTATATTAAAGATTATGAAGGTGCAACATTAATGCATtgtgaattaaattcaaaaattgtttatacagAATTTACAACTGTCAttagaaaacaaaaagaaattgttaaaaaattaatacaacaaaGACAAcaagaaatacaaaaaatacatcCAGGATTAACATGTTTTAAAGAAGGTGTTAGAGGTATACCAGTTGAATGTATACCAGGTATACGTGAAACTGGATGGAAAAATTATGGACAAACAAGAACAAGAGGTGTTGCTAAAGGTACACAAGGTCCTGAACCAGTTGAAGCATGTTTAGATGTTACTGATTCACTTTATAatgcattaaaaaatgttttaaatagtGTAAGAAATCATAGTACTGCTTGGCCATTTTTAAAAccagttgataaaaatgatgtaCCAGATTATTATGATCATATTAAATATCCAAtgg atTTAAAAACCATGACTGAAAGACTTAAAAATCGTTATTATGTTGCACGTAGATTATTCATTGCTGATATGACaagaatatttacaaattgtcGTCTTTACAATAGTCCAGATACTGAATATTATAGATGTGCAAATGCTCTTGAAAAATACTTTCAAACAAGAATGAAAGAAATTGGTCTTTGGGATAAATAA